A genome region from Macaca fascicularis isolate 582-1 chromosome 3, T2T-MFA8v1.1 includes the following:
- the ZNF775 gene encoding zinc finger protein 775 isoform X1 codes for MEGGLAGDRTGAGLVMKVKQEKPERLLQILAPQVMLAEKDKENIFQQHPGLPPCQTMGRPRALGGQEESGSPRWAPPTEHDAGLAGRAPGSASGPLSPSLSAGEGHFVCLDCGKRFSWWSSLKIHQRTHTGEKPYLCGKCGKSFSQKPNLARHQRHHTGERPFCCPECARRFSQKQHLLKHQKTHSRPATHSCPECERCFRHQVGLRIHQRAHARDRQGSRAGLHELLRDAAARRACRLRPGPPRGRPEWAWLGLCQGWWGQPGARTAVSGPSGPGEPRQFICNECGKSFTWWSSLNIHQRIHTGERPYACPECGRRFSQKPNLTRHLRNHTGERPHPCPHCGRGFRQKQHLLKHLRTHLPGAQAAPCPSCGKSCRSRAALRAHQRAHAAAEPAVPAGEPGDQLQAEAIPGLTARPRSSQRSPGARDALWGRGRAGLTGPGEPRQFICNECGKSFSWWSALTIHQRIHTGERPYPCPECGRRFSQKPNLTRHRRNHTGERPYLCPACGRGFSQKQHLLKHQRVHRAAPACSPKEEAR; via the exons ATGGAGGGTGGCCTGGCTGGTGACCGCACAG GAGCTGGGCTGGTGATGAAGGTCAAGCAGGAGAAGCCGGAGCGGCTGCTGCAGATACTGGCACCGCAGGTTATGCTTGCGGAGAAGGACAAGGAGAACATCTTCCAGCAGCACCCGGGCCTCCCGCCATGCCAGACCATGGGGCGGCCTCGAGCCCTGGGGGGACAGGAGGAGtctgggagtccaaggtgggcccCTCCCACTGAGCATGATGCGGGGCTGGCAGGCCGGGCTCCCGGGTCAGCCTCCGGTCCCCTGAGCCCCTCGCTTTCCGCCGGCGAGGGTCACTTTGTGTGCCTGGACTGCGGGAAGAGGTTCAGCTGGTGGTCGTCCCTGAAAATCCACCAGCGCACCCACACCGGGGAGAAGCCGTACCTCTGCGGCAAGTGTGGCAAGAGCTTCAGCCAGAAGCCGAACCTGGCGCGCCACCAGCGGCACCACACTGGTGAGCGACCCTTCTGCTGCCCCGAGTGCGCGCGGCGGTTCAGCCAGAAGCAGCACCTGCTGAAGCACCAGAAGACCCACTCCCGGCCCGCCACCCACTCGTGCCCCGAGTGCGAGCGTTGCTTCCGTCACCAGGTGGGCCTCCGCATCCACCAGCGCGCGCACGCCCGGGACCGCCAGGGCTCCCGCGCCGGCCTGCACGAGCTGCTTCGGGACGCGGCGGCGCGCAGGGCCTGTCGCCTGCGGCCGGGGCCGCCGCGGGGGCGCCCCGAGTGGGCCTGGCTGGGGCTCTGCCAGGGCTGGTGGGGCCAGCCTGGGGCCCGGACCGCGGTCTCCGGCCCCTCGGGGCCGGGCGAGCCGCGCCAGTTCATCTGCAACGAGTGTGGCAAGAGCTTCACCTGGTGGTCGTCGCTGAACATCCACCAGCGCATCCACACTGGCGAGCGGCCCTATGCGTGCCCCGAGTGCGGCCGCCGCTTCAGCCAGAAGCCCAACCTGACAAGGCACCTGCGCAACCACACGGGCGAGCGCCCGCACCCCTGCCCGCACTGCGGCCGCGGCTTCCGCCAGAAGCAGCACCTGCTCAAGCACCTGCGCACGCACCTGCCTGGCGCCCAGGCCGCGCCCTGCCCCAGCTGCGGTAAAAGCTGCCGCAGCCGAGCCGCACTGCGCGCCCACCAGCGCGCCCACGCTGCCGCTGAGCCCGCCGTTCCGGCCGGGGAACCGGGCGACCAGCTGCAGGCCGAGGCCATCCCAGGCTTGACCGCGCGGCCGCGGAGCTCCCAACGGTCCCCAGGGGCCCGGGACGCGCTGTGGGGCCGGGGACGCGCGGGCCTCACCGGGCCTGGCGAGCCGCGCCAGTTCATCTGCAACGAGTGCGGCAAGAGCTTCTCGTGGTGGTCGGCGCTCACCATCCACCAGCGCATCCACACTGGCGAGCGGCCCTACCCGTGCCCCGAGTGCGGCCGCCGCTTCAGCCAGAAGCCCAATCTGACGCGGCACCGGCGCAACCACACAGGCGAGCGGCCCTACCTGTGTCCCGCCTGCGGCCGCGGCTTCAGCCAGAAGCAGCATCTGCTCAAGCACCAGCGTGTACATCGCGCGGCCCCTGCATGCAGCCCCAAGGAGGAGGCGCGCTAG
- the ZNF775 gene encoding zinc finger protein 775 isoform X2: protein MKVKQEKPERLLQILAPQVMLAEKDKENIFQQHPGLPPCQTMGRPRALGGQEESGSPRWAPPTEHDAGLAGRAPGSASGPLSPSLSAGEGHFVCLDCGKRFSWWSSLKIHQRTHTGEKPYLCGKCGKSFSQKPNLARHQRHHTGERPFCCPECARRFSQKQHLLKHQKTHSRPATHSCPECERCFRHQVGLRIHQRAHARDRQGSRAGLHELLRDAAARRACRLRPGPPRGRPEWAWLGLCQGWWGQPGARTAVSGPSGPGEPRQFICNECGKSFTWWSSLNIHQRIHTGERPYACPECGRRFSQKPNLTRHLRNHTGERPHPCPHCGRGFRQKQHLLKHLRTHLPGAQAAPCPSCGKSCRSRAALRAHQRAHAAAEPAVPAGEPGDQLQAEAIPGLTARPRSSQRSPGARDALWGRGRAGLTGPGEPRQFICNECGKSFSWWSALTIHQRIHTGERPYPCPECGRRFSQKPNLTRHRRNHTGERPYLCPACGRGFSQKQHLLKHQRVHRAAPACSPKEEAR, encoded by the coding sequence ATGAAGGTCAAGCAGGAGAAGCCGGAGCGGCTGCTGCAGATACTGGCACCGCAGGTTATGCTTGCGGAGAAGGACAAGGAGAACATCTTCCAGCAGCACCCGGGCCTCCCGCCATGCCAGACCATGGGGCGGCCTCGAGCCCTGGGGGGACAGGAGGAGtctgggagtccaaggtgggcccCTCCCACTGAGCATGATGCGGGGCTGGCAGGCCGGGCTCCCGGGTCAGCCTCCGGTCCCCTGAGCCCCTCGCTTTCCGCCGGCGAGGGTCACTTTGTGTGCCTGGACTGCGGGAAGAGGTTCAGCTGGTGGTCGTCCCTGAAAATCCACCAGCGCACCCACACCGGGGAGAAGCCGTACCTCTGCGGCAAGTGTGGCAAGAGCTTCAGCCAGAAGCCGAACCTGGCGCGCCACCAGCGGCACCACACTGGTGAGCGACCCTTCTGCTGCCCCGAGTGCGCGCGGCGGTTCAGCCAGAAGCAGCACCTGCTGAAGCACCAGAAGACCCACTCCCGGCCCGCCACCCACTCGTGCCCCGAGTGCGAGCGTTGCTTCCGTCACCAGGTGGGCCTCCGCATCCACCAGCGCGCGCACGCCCGGGACCGCCAGGGCTCCCGCGCCGGCCTGCACGAGCTGCTTCGGGACGCGGCGGCGCGCAGGGCCTGTCGCCTGCGGCCGGGGCCGCCGCGGGGGCGCCCCGAGTGGGCCTGGCTGGGGCTCTGCCAGGGCTGGTGGGGCCAGCCTGGGGCCCGGACCGCGGTCTCCGGCCCCTCGGGGCCGGGCGAGCCGCGCCAGTTCATCTGCAACGAGTGTGGCAAGAGCTTCACCTGGTGGTCGTCGCTGAACATCCACCAGCGCATCCACACTGGCGAGCGGCCCTATGCGTGCCCCGAGTGCGGCCGCCGCTTCAGCCAGAAGCCCAACCTGACAAGGCACCTGCGCAACCACACGGGCGAGCGCCCGCACCCCTGCCCGCACTGCGGCCGCGGCTTCCGCCAGAAGCAGCACCTGCTCAAGCACCTGCGCACGCACCTGCCTGGCGCCCAGGCCGCGCCCTGCCCCAGCTGCGGTAAAAGCTGCCGCAGCCGAGCCGCACTGCGCGCCCACCAGCGCGCCCACGCTGCCGCTGAGCCCGCCGTTCCGGCCGGGGAACCGGGCGACCAGCTGCAGGCCGAGGCCATCCCAGGCTTGACCGCGCGGCCGCGGAGCTCCCAACGGTCCCCAGGGGCCCGGGACGCGCTGTGGGGCCGGGGACGCGCGGGCCTCACCGGGCCTGGCGAGCCGCGCCAGTTCATCTGCAACGAGTGCGGCAAGAGCTTCTCGTGGTGGTCGGCGCTCACCATCCACCAGCGCATCCACACTGGCGAGCGGCCCTACCCGTGCCCCGAGTGCGGCCGCCGCTTCAGCCAGAAGCCCAATCTGACGCGGCACCGGCGCAACCACACAGGCGAGCGGCCCTACCTGTGTCCCGCCTGCGGCCGCGGCTTCAGCCAGAAGCAGCATCTGCTCAAGCACCAGCGTGTACATCGCGCGGCCCCTGCATGCAGCCCCAAGGAGGAGGCGCGCTAG